CCAGAGTTGGCTCAGATAGTGTTTATTTGCCTCCATGAAATCTTTGTTTGTTGCGGTGCTGGGCCTGGGGCTGAGCGCCGCCTGGCTACCTGCCTCGGCGCAGGATGCTCCCCGGCAGCTTGGCGGGGCGCCCGTGGTACCCACGCCGGCCCCGCGCCAGGCGGCACCCGCTCCCCGGCAGCTTGATACTGTACCAGCAGCCACTACTACACCTGCCCCCGACTCGGCGCGCCGCGCGCCGGTAGCAACCTCGCCCGAGGCCGCCCCGGCCCAGCCGGCTCCCGGCCCGACTAACCGCCCCTACATCATGGGGGGTTCGACGCGGCCCACGCGCTATCAGGTGGGCCTCAAAAACGGGGCTATCTACAATGTGTACGATGTAGAGGTGAAGCAGCCGCTGTTTGGCCGCAACTTTTTGCTGCTCGATGGCCAGCGCCGGGTGGAGATGAGCGAAGTCGGCTTTTATGAGAACGAAACCGGCCACTTTGTGCGCACCACGCTGCCGGGCTCCTCGCGCGAGGCCACGCTGCGCCGCGAGAAAACCGGCCGCATCAGCCTCTATGCTACTTATAACACCAGCTACGCGCCGGGCGGCTACGGCATGCCGGGCTACGGCGGATTTGGCTACGGAGGGTTTGGGGGCTACCCTTATGGCAGCGGCTACCGCACCACCAAAACCGAGTATTTTTCGAAAGACAATGGCCCGGTGCAAAACCTGACCGCCCGCAACCTGGCCCTGGCAACCGCCGACAATGCCGGCGCCCAGGAGCTGCTATCCCAGGCCCGGCGCTATCAGCGCAGCTCTACTATCGCCTACGTGGCTGGGGCCGGCCTGCTCATTTACGGGGCACTACAATCGCTGCAGAATAATGGCAATGGTATTTCGCCGGCGCTGTACGTGGCCATTCCGGTACTTATCGTGCCGCTGGTGCTGCAAGGCAAGCAGGCCTCGGCACAGCGGCAGGCCATTGCGCTTTATAATAGCACCGGCCAGCGCTAAATTGGCTGTCTGCTTTTCATTGTTTGTTTTTGGGCCGCCGCAAGGGTAGTGAGTACCGAAAATAACTAACGAATAACAAGGGTACTGCAAACCACCAGCCCCGGTTTGCAGTACCTTTTTTCATGGCATCTTCCCAAGCGGCGGCTCCCGCCCAATCTGTCGATTTTGAGGCTCAGCAGGCGCTGGCGCTGCTGGCTCACCAGCGCCTGTGCGCCGAGTACGGGGCGCCGTTTTTATTTTTCAGCGACAAAGACCCCTTAAGCGAGCTCATCAGCGCCCTGCTGTCGCATCGTACCAAGAACGCTGATTCGCACCGTGCCTACCAGCAGCTGCGGGCCACTTTTCCAAGCTGGGAAGCAGTACGCGATGCGCCGGTTCTGGACGTACAGCGCGCCCTGAGCGCCTGCACCTGGCCCGAGCAAAAGGCTCCGCGCATTCAGGCGGTACTGCGGGAGATAAGCCGGCGCTGCGGCGACGAAAATCTGCCGCCGTGCTCCCTCGATTTTCTGGCCGACCGGCCCATCCCCGAAGCCCGCGCCTGGCTGGAGAGCATCAGTGGCGTGGGCCCCAAGACCAGCGCGGCTACGCTATTGTTCAGCACGCTGCGCCGGCCGGCCATGCCCGTCGATAGCCATCACCACCGGGTAGCGCAGCGCCTGGGGCTGATTGGGCCGAAGGTGGGCGAAGGGCCGGCCCACGCACTGCTAGCAGCGCTACTACCGCCCGACTGGACCGCCCAGCAGGTGTACGACCACCACGAGGCGCTCATGTTTCATGGCCAGAAATGCTGCTATTATCGCCAGCCCGCCTGCCTGCGCTGCATTATGCTGGATGCGTGCCCCTACGGACGGGCTATAGCCGGCAACGGCTAGCGGGTGAATATTAAAAATAATTAAT
The sequence above is drawn from the Hymenobacter baengnokdamensis genome and encodes:
- a CDS encoding endonuclease III domain-containing protein, with protein sequence MASSQAAAPAQSVDFEAQQALALLAHQRLCAEYGAPFLFFSDKDPLSELISALLSHRTKNADSHRAYQQLRATFPSWEAVRDAPVLDVQRALSACTWPEQKAPRIQAVLREISRRCGDENLPPCSLDFLADRPIPEARAWLESISGVGPKTSAATLLFSTLRRPAMPVDSHHHRVAQRLGLIGPKVGEGPAHALLAALLPPDWTAQQVYDHHEALMFHGQKCCYYRQPACLRCIMLDACPYGRAIAGNG